The following proteins come from a genomic window of Solwaraspora sp. WMMA2065:
- a CDS encoding aldo/keto reductase family protein, producing the protein MEFRHLGRSGMLVSEISYGNWITHGSQVEEEAANACVRAALDVGITTFDTADTYAGTRAEEVLGRALRGERREGLEILTKVFWPTGEGRNDRGLSRKHIMESINGSLRRLQTDYVDLYQAHRFDYATPLEETMEAFADIVHSGKAHYIGVSEWNASQIRQGHALARELKIPLVSNQPQYSMLWRVIEAEVIPASEELGVGQIVFSPLGQGVLTGKYQPGQPPPAGSRATDQSGGATFIARFMTDQTLSTVAQLKPLAEQAGLSMAQLALAWVLQNPNVSSAIIGATRPEQVRDNVKASGVQLDGGLMKAIDEILEPIVERDPGRTVSPASRP; encoded by the coding sequence ATGGAATTCCGACACCTAGGCCGCTCCGGCATGCTCGTCAGCGAGATCTCCTACGGAAACTGGATCACCCACGGATCGCAGGTGGAGGAAGAGGCAGCCAACGCCTGCGTGCGCGCCGCGCTGGACGTCGGCATCACTACCTTCGACACCGCCGACACGTACGCCGGCACCCGGGCCGAGGAGGTGCTCGGCCGAGCGCTGCGTGGCGAACGCCGGGAAGGGCTGGAGATCCTGACCAAGGTCTTCTGGCCGACCGGCGAGGGGCGCAACGACCGGGGACTGTCCCGCAAGCACATCATGGAGTCGATCAACGGCTCGCTGCGCCGGCTGCAGACCGACTACGTCGACCTTTACCAGGCGCACCGGTTCGACTACGCCACGCCGTTGGAGGAGACGATGGAGGCCTTCGCCGACATCGTGCATTCCGGCAAGGCCCACTACATCGGGGTCTCGGAGTGGAACGCCTCGCAGATCCGTCAGGGTCACGCGCTGGCCCGTGAGCTGAAGATCCCACTGGTGTCCAACCAGCCGCAGTACTCGATGCTGTGGCGGGTCATCGAGGCTGAGGTGATCCCGGCCAGCGAGGAACTCGGCGTCGGGCAGATCGTCTTCTCGCCGCTGGGTCAGGGTGTGCTCACCGGCAAGTACCAGCCTGGTCAGCCACCGCCGGCCGGCTCCCGGGCCACCGACCAGTCCGGGGGCGCAACGTTCATCGCCCGGTTCATGACCGACCAGACGCTGAGCACCGTGGCGCAGCTCAAGCCACTGGCCGAGCAGGCCGGCCTGTCGATGGCCCAGCTGGCCCTCGCCTGGGTGCTGCAGAACCCCAACGTGTCGTCGGCCATCATTGGTGCCACCCGGCCCGAGCAGGTGCGGGACAACGTCAAGGCCAGCGGGGTCCAACTGGACGGTGGCCTGATGAAGGCCATCGACGAGATCCTGGAGCCGATCGTCGAGCGGGACCCGGGCAGGACCGTCAGCCCGGCCAGTCGGCCGTAG
- a CDS encoding site-2 protease family protein gives MPSDGPSGGLRAGRPTTSWRPSPVFLVLVALVAGSGALAWSGERYARVAVFVLVVSGWLVSLCLHEYAHALVAYRFGDRSVARRGYLTLNPFRYTHPLLSVALPVLVVLLGGIGLPGGAVWVDRHRIAGRVRHTLVSLAGPAVNVSLAVVLAVPFLAGVDPGTRQEFWAGIALLGFLQLTASVLNLLPVPGLDGGNMVQPWLPPAWQRGYQVLAPFGFIGLFALLWDDQIGGAFFRAVFWLGDMFGLPAPLYGYGLALIRFWS, from the coding sequence GTGCCGTCCGACGGACCGTCGGGTGGCCTGCGGGCCGGTCGGCCGACGACGAGCTGGCGGCCCAGTCCGGTCTTCCTCGTCCTGGTCGCACTGGTGGCCGGCAGTGGCGCACTCGCCTGGTCGGGTGAGCGGTACGCCCGGGTGGCCGTCTTCGTGCTGGTGGTCAGCGGCTGGTTGGTCTCGCTCTGCCTGCACGAATACGCGCACGCGCTGGTTGCCTACCGGTTCGGTGACCGCAGCGTGGCGCGCCGCGGCTATCTGACGCTCAACCCGTTCCGGTACACCCATCCGCTGCTGTCCGTCGCGTTGCCGGTGCTGGTGGTCCTGCTCGGCGGGATCGGCCTGCCCGGCGGCGCGGTCTGGGTGGACCGGCACCGGATCGCGGGCCGCGTCCGGCACACCCTGGTGAGCCTCGCCGGCCCGGCGGTCAACGTGTCTCTCGCGGTGGTGCTCGCGGTGCCGTTCCTCGCCGGTGTGGATCCGGGCACCCGCCAGGAGTTCTGGGCGGGGATCGCCCTGCTGGGCTTCCTGCAGTTGACCGCCAGTGTGCTCAACCTGCTGCCGGTCCCCGGACTGGACGGCGGCAACATGGTCCAACCGTGGCTGCCACCGGCCTGGCAGCGCGGTTACCAGGTGCTCGCGCCGTTCGGCTTCATCGGCCTGTTCGCGTTGCTGTGGGACGACCAGATCGGCGGCGCGTTCTTCCGGGCCGTGTTCTGGTTGGGCGACATGTTCGGGCTGCCCGCGCCGCTCTACGGCTACGGGTTGGCGCTGATCCGTTTCTGGTCCTGA